One window from the genome of Oryza glaberrima chromosome 3, OglaRS2, whole genome shotgun sequence encodes:
- the LOC127768777 gene encoding hapless 2-like has protein sequence MAASPLRLLAIGAAAVPSMRGNRHPRGRRADAVSRPPRSSSFLCQSSSPSEPPGSPAGGGGGGGGGGGGGGGGKKSAWWAAAMAERVFGDAAKAGRAVRESLSPKQKGDWKDVTLMSFSFAVYVYISQKIVCTYCAWISMINH, from the coding sequence ATGGCTGCTTCTCCCCTGcgcctcctcgccatcggcgccGCTGCTGTACCTTCCATGCGTGGTAACCGCCACCCGCGAGGACGACGAGCCGACGCCGTGTCTAGGCCGCCGAGATCATCGTCCTTCCTCTGCCAAAGCAGTTCGCCGAGCGAGCCGCCGGGATcgccggccggtggcggcggcggcggcggcggcggaggaggaggaggaggaggagggaagaagAGCGCGTGGTgggccgccgccatggccgagaGGGTgttcggcgacgcggcgaagGCCGGGAGGGCGGTGCGGGAGAGCCTGAGCCCCAAGCAGAAGGGGGACTGGAAGGACGTCACGCTCATGAGCTTCTCCTTCGCCGTATACGTCTACATCTCTCAGAAGATCGTGTGCACATATTGCGCCTGGATCTCCATGATCAATCACTAG